The following are encoded together in the Rhinopithecus roxellana isolate Shanxi Qingling chromosome 5, ASM756505v1, whole genome shotgun sequence genome:
- the MEX3B gene encoding RNA-binding protein MEX3B has translation MPSSLFADLERNGSGGGGGGGSGGGETLDDQRALQLALDQLSLLGLDSDEGASLYDSEPRKKSVNMTECVPVPSSEHVAEIVGRQGCKIKALRAKTNTYIKTPVRGEEPVFVVTGRKEDVAMARREIISAAEHFSMIRASRNKNTTLNGAVPGPPNLPGQTTIQVRVPYRVVGLVVGPKGATIKRIQQQTHTYIVTPSRDKEPVFEVTGMPENVDRAREEIEAHIALRTGGIIELTDENDFHANGTDVGFDLHHGSGGSGPGSLWSKPTPSITPTPGRKPFSSYRNDSSSSLGSASTDSYFGGGTSSSAAATPRLADYSPPSPALSFAHNGNNNNNGYTYTAGEASVPSPDGCPELQPTFDPAPAPPPGAPLLWAQFERSPGGGPAAPVSSSCSSSASSSASSSSVVFPGGGASAPSNANLGLLVHRRLHPGTSCPRLSPPLHMAPGAGEHHLARRVRSDPGGGGLTYAAYTNGLGAQLPGLQPSDTSGSSSSSSSSSSSSSSSSGLRRKGSRDCSVCFESEVIAALVPCGHNLFCMECANRICEKSEPECPVCHTAVTQAIRIFS, from the exons ATGCCAAGCTCGCTGTTTGCAGACCTGGAGCGCaacggcagcggcggcggcggcggcggcggcagcggagGGGGAGAGACCCTGGATGACCAAAGAGCCCTGCAGCTCGCGCTCGACCAGCTCTCCCTGCTGGGGCTGGACAGTGACGAGGGCGCCTCTCTGTACGACAGCGAGCCGCGCAAGAAGAGCGTGAACATGACCGAGTGTGTGCCGGTGCCCAGTTCTGAGCACGTCGCCGAGATCGTAGGGCGGCAAG GTTGTAAAATCAAAGCGCTGCGGGCGAAGACCAATACTTACATCAAGACCCCGGTTCGCGGGGAGGAGCCTGTCTTTGTTGTGACGGGCAGGAAGGAGGATGTGGCCATGGCTCGGAGGGAGATCATCTCCGCTGCCGAGCACTTCTCCATGATCCGCGCCTCTCGGAATAAGAACACGACACTAAACGGCGCGGTGCCTGGGCCGCCCAACCTGCCCGGGCAGACCACCATCCAAGTGCGGGTGCCCTACCGCGTGGTGGGGCTCGTGGTGGGGCCCAAGGGCGCCACGATCAAGCGCATCCAGCAACAGACGCACACGTACATCGTGACACCTAGCCGGGATAAGGAGCCGGTGTTCGAGGTGACCGGCATGCCAGAGAACGTGGATCGCGCTCGAGAGGAGATTGAGGCGCACATTGCGCTGCGTACCGGCGGCATCATTGAGCTCACAGACGAGAACGACTTCCACGCCAACGGCACCGATGTGGGCTTCGACCTGCATCATGGGTCCGGCGGGTCCGGGCCAGGCAGCCTCTGGAGCAAGCCCACCCCCAGCATCACACCCACCCCCGGCCGCAAGCCCTTCTCCAGCTACCGCAACGACAGCTCCAGCTCGCTTGGCAGTGCTTCCACAGACTCTTACTTCGGCGGCGGGACCAGCAGCAGCGCAGCTGCTACCCCGCGCCTGGCAGACTACAGCCCCCCTAGCCCCGCCCTGAGCTTTGCGCACAacggaaacaacaacaacaatgggTACACCTACACAGCGGGGGAAGCCTCAGTGCCATCCCCTGACGGCTGCCCTGAGCTGCAGCCCACTTTTGACCCGGCTCCCGCTCCCCCACCTGGGGCACCACTTCTCTGGGCTCAGTTCGAGCGGTCGCCGGGAGGTGGACCTGCAGCTCCCGTATCATCTTCCTGCTCTTCCTCCGCATCTTCATCTGCATCTTCCTCCTCCGTGGTCTTCCCTGGGGGTGGCGCCAGTGCGCCCTCCAATGCCAACCTGGGGCTACTGGTGCACCGCCGGCTGCACCCTGGCACCAGCTGCCCGCGCCTGTCCCCGCCCTTGCACATGGCCCCGGGGGCGGGAGAGCACCACCTGGCTCGCCGGGTGCGCAGCGACCCAGGCGGAGGAGGCCTGACCTACGCCGCTTATACCAACGGGCTGGGGGCGCAGCTGCCTGGTTTGCAGCCGTCGGACACGTCGGGCTCCTCCTCTTCGTCCAGCTCCTCCTCCAGctcttcatcctcttcctccgGGCTTCGGCGTAAAGGCAGCCGCGACTGCTCCGTGTGCTTCGAGAGCGAAGTGATCGCCGCGCTGGTGCCCTGTGGCCACAACCTCTTCTGCATGGAGTGCGCCAACCGCATCTGTGAGAAGAGCGAGCCCGAGTGCCCGGTCTGCCACACCGCGGTCACTCAGGCCATTCGCATCTTTTCTTGA